CCAATCAGACCACCAGCTCCAATGTGTTTGCTTCGAATGGCAGTGGCAGCGCTTATGCCGAGGGGGGGCAGCTTCGCTTGGTCAAGGTCACGGTTCAAGCCACCGGCCCGGCCAATCGTCTGGTTGACAACAACAACCTTGTGTTGCGCAGCACACCTCCGATGTCCAAGCAGCAGCTGTTGGGCTTGATCGGTGGAAATTCCCTGTCCGGTTTGGCCGGAAGCGGTGGTGCGGCTCTGGCCACGGTGGTGGGTCAGTCGCTGCTGTCTCCCGTGCTGGGCACCTTGACCGATGCCATGGGGCAACGGCTTCAAGTGGCGATTTTTCCGACCTACGTCACTCCCGATGTGAAGTCAGACAAGGAGCGCACGTCCGGCCGGGTCCCGCCGACATTCACACTGGTGACGGAGTTCGGTTTGGATTTGACCGACCGGTTCGACCTTTCCGTTCTGGCGGCCCCGAACACCACCGATGTTCCGCCGCAAGCAACCGTCTCCTATCGGTTGACGCCGAACACCTCCGTGTCTGGTGCTGTGGATGCCAATGGCACCTGGCAGAGCCAGTTGCAGGTCTTCTTCCGGTTCTGAACCATGCCTGGTGCGCAGGTGATCGGGGTGGACCTCGGGGGTACGGCGATCAAGCTGGCTCGGATCCGTGCCGATGGCACGGTGCTAGCGGAGGCGCAATGGCCCACACCGCAGCCCGCCGTTCCTGGTGCCGTGACCATGGCCCTTTGTGAGGCCATTGCAAAGATCGATCCGGAGTATCAGGCCGAGGCGGTTGGCATCGGGCTTCCCGGTCCGATGGATGCTTCGGCCCGAGTGGCGCGGGTCTGCATCAACCTGCCCGGCTGGGAGGACGTGCCTTTAGCGGACTGGTTGGAATCACGGCTCAATCGCCGGGTCACCCTTGCCAATGACGGCAACTGTGCCGTGGTGGGTGAGGCCTGGCTCGGTGCTGCCCAGGGAGTTGAGGATGTGGTGATGCTCACCCTCGGCACTGGTGTTGGTGGGGGGGTGCTCCTGCGTGGGGAGTTGTTCACGGGCCACAACGGTGCGGCCGCGGAACCGGGGCTGATTGGGGTTCAGCCCGACGGTCCGGCCTGCAACAGCGGCAACCGTGGCTCTCTGGAGCAGTTCGCGAGCATCACGGGCCTTCGGCGGCTCTGCGATCGCGATCCCCGCGAGCTCAGTGCAGAGGCCGATGCCGGTGATCCGGTCGCCGTGGAGGTTTGGAGACGTTATGGCGAGCGTCTGGGCTGCGGGGTTGCGTCTTTGGTGTACGTGTTCACGCCGCAGTTGGTCTTGTTGGGTGGTGGCCTCGCTGGTGCCGCCCGTCACTTTCTGCCGTCGTTGCGTCGCGAGGTGGAGTCACGGGTGCAGGCTGTGTCTAGGGAGGGGTTGCGGATCGAAGCCGCCTGCCTGGGCAATGGTGCTGGACGCCTGGGGGCTGCTCGGCTCGCCCTGCTGCGGCTGAACGGGATGATGGCTCCAGATTGATTGCGTTGATGTCCAGCGTTCCAGAGCCTTCCGCCGCGCTGTTGCAGCGTGCTGCGGCTGTCCGCCGTGCTGCTGTTGATCTGGGGCAGACCGATGACGGGCAACGCGCCTTGGCGCTCCAGGCGATGGCGGACGCTCTGACCGACCGCGCAGCAATCATCCTTGGTGCCAATCGTCAGGATCTCGAACGGTCGGCAACCGAGGGGTTGGCACCGGCCCTGATGGCCCGGCTGAAGCTGGATGAAACCAAGTTGGCTGCAGCGATTGATGGCGTCCGCAAGGTGGCCAGCCTCAGCGACCCGCTGGGCTGCCGCCAGTTGCACCGGGAGCTTGATCATGGCTTGGTGCTGGAACGGATCTCCGTGCCGCTTGGCGTGGTGGGTGTGATCTTTGAGGCCAGACCGGATGCCGTGATGCAGATCGCCTCCCTGGCGATCCGTTCGGGCAACGGCGCCCTGTTGAAAGGGGGCAGTGAGGCCCGCTGCACCAATGAGGCTGTAATGGAAGCGCTGCAGGCAGGCCTGGCGGCAAGTCCGGTGTCCGCCGATGCCCTAGCGCTGCTTACCACGCGTCAAGAAAGCCTGGCCTTGTTGCGTCTGGACGGCCTCGTGGATCTGATCATCCCCAGGGGGAGTAACGAGCTGGTGCGCTTCATCCAGGACAACACCCGCATTCCGGTGCTGGGCCATGCCGATGGGGTGTGCCATCTCTATGTGGATGCTGCGGCCGATGTCGACCAAGCCGTTCGGGTGGCAGTGGACAGCAAAAGTCAGTATCCCGCCGCCTGCAACGCCATCGAGACCTTGCTGGTGCACCGCTCCATTGCCAAGCCTTTTCTGGCAGCAGCGCTGCCGGCCTTCGCGGCTGCCGGGGTTCAGCTGCGGGGCGATGCCGAGAGCGTGGCCCTCGGCGTGGCTGAAACGGCCACGGAGGAGGACTGGCGCACGGAGTATCTGGATCTGATCCTGGCGGTGAAGCTGGTGGAAGATCTGGAGGAAGCCACCGATCACATCCGTTCCTATGGGTCGCGTCATACCGAAGTGATCCTGACCGAGGATGCCCAGGCTGCTGACCGCTTCCTGGCAGCGGTGGATAGCGCCGGGGTCTATCACAACTGCTCCAGCCGGTTCGCCGATGGGTTCCGCTACGGATTCGGCGCTGAGGTGGGTATCAGCACCCAGACCCTGCCGCCCCGAGGACCGGTCGGTCTTGAGGGGCTGGTGACCTATCGCTATCGGTTGCGTGGTGAGGGTCACATCGCTGCCGACTACGCCAACGGCAGCCGTGTCTTCACCCACATCGACAGGCCCCTCTGATGGATTGCATCGGTGTGCGGGAGCTCCGCTTGTGGGCCCATGTCGGGGTGTTGGAGCACGAACGTCGGGATGGCCAGTGGTTCAGCCTTGATTTCAGTGTTCAGCTCGATCTGACGGCTGCTGCCGGGGCTGACGACCTAAGCCGGAGTCTTGATTACAGCGTGGCGATTCAGGCCCTGCAGGGTCTGTCCCAGCAGATTCGTTGCCTCACGATCGAGCACTTCAGCGAGCAGATGCTGGATCGGTTGGAAACCCTGTACGGGGCCATGCCGATGTGGTTGCGATTGACCAAATGTGCTGCACCGGTTCCTGGATTCAACGGTCGGGTGTTCGTGGAGCGCTCGCGCCATGGCGGCACATCAGCCCTGTGAACATCCCTCTGGTGTTGGTGCATGGTCTCTGGGACACGCCCCATCTGTTTCATCGGCTGATCCAGGGGCTGGACCAGCCGAATCGCCCTCTGCTGGCGCCGCATCTTCCCCATGGGCTGGGCTGGGTGCCCTTGCGGCAGTTGGCCTCTCGCCTTGATCAGCACATTCAGCAGCGCTTTGGTTCTGACACCAGGGTCGACCTTTTGGGTTTCTCGATGGGGGGCGTGATTGGCAGGATCTGGCTGCAGGAGCTTGGGGGGGCGCAACGCACCCGACGCTTCTTCAGCGTGGGCAGTCCACAGCAGGGCACCCTTGCCGCCCAGCTGATTCCCCGCCCGCTACTGGCCGGTGCTGCAGACATGAAAGTCGGCAGTCGCCTCCTGCGACAGCTGAATCGCCCAACCGATGCCCTGGATGGGGTCGAGTGCTGCAGTTTCTTCTGCCGCTGGGATCTGATGGTCTGCCCTGGCTGGAGAGCTGTTCTGCCGGTGGGTCGGCATGAGGAAATCCCTGTCTGGACCCATCAGCAGCTGATCAGTCACCCCGCAGCAATTCAACGGCTCAGCAGCAGCTTGCGCGCCTGAGGTCAGGCCGCGGCCACCAGGCCGGAATGGCGAATCAGCGCTTCGGTGCTGGCTGGGCGGCCGCGGAAGGCTTTGAACACGTCTGCAGGGGAGCGACTCCCGCCGAGGCTGAGCACGGTGTCGCGGAAGCGGGCTCCGGTTTCGCGAACCCGATCCTCCTGATCCAGACCTACCTCCTCGAAGGCGGAGAAGGCATCTGCACTCAGCACCTCAGCCCACTTGTAGGAGTAGTACCCGGCGGAGTAGCCGCCCGCAAAGATATGGCCGAAGGAACAGAGGAATTGATCCTCCGGGATCGGAGCCATCACTGTGGTGGTCGCTGCGATCTCACGGCGCAGCGCGTCGGGCGTAATGCCGAGCTCCGGAGTCCACTTGCTGTGGAGGCGAAGGTCACTGAGGGCGAAGTGAACCTGCCGCAGGGTGGCCAGTCCCGCATTGAAGGTGCGACTGCTGCGTAGCTTGTTGAATTCAGCCTCAGGCAGAGGTTCACCGGTCTGCCAGTGGCGCGCCATGCCCATCAATGTGGCGTGATCGAGGCACCAGTTCTCCATGAACTGGCTGGGGAGTTCAACGGCATCCCATTCCACGTTGCTGATGCCGGCGGCTTCCGGTTCTTCGACGGTGGTGAGCATGTGCTGGAGCCCATGGCCGAATTCATGGAAGAGGGTCTCCACCTCCTCGAAGCTCATCAGGCTGGGGGTGTCTCCGACAGGTGGAGTCTGGTTGCAGATCAGATAGGCCACCGGCAGCACCACCGATCCATCCGGTTGCTTGTTCAAGCCCAGGCATTCATCCATCCAGGCCCCACCGCGTTTGCTGGCCGGCCGGCTGTAGGGATCCAGGTAGAAGCCAGCCAGAGGTGTGCCATCCGAGCGCTTCACACGGAAGAAGCGAACGTCGTCGTTCCAGATCGGTGCCTCGCCATCTGCGGCGACGATCTCCACGTCAAAGAGACGTGAGCAAAGGCTGAACAGTCCATCGAGAACCTGCGGCAGCGGGAACCAGGGGCGCAGCGCTTCTTGGTCCAGGTCGAACCGAGATTGGCGCAATTTTTCCGACCAGTAGGCGATGTCCCAGGGAGCCAGGTCATCTGCTTCAGGGGCCTTGTGCTCCTGGGCGATGGCTTGGAGGTCCTGCAGCTCCTGTTCTGCTGCTGGATAAGCCGCAGCACGGAGTTCTTCCAGAAGTGCTTCGACGGCCGGCACGTCGTCGGCCATTTTGGCGCTCAGACTGAGGTCAGCCCAATGGGCATACCCCAGGCGAGAGGCTTGTTCGCGCCTCAGGGTCAGGATCTCTTCGATCAGTGCGCGGTTGTCGAGATCTCCTTCACTGGCCCGCCCCACATGGGCGCGATAAGCCTTTTCCCTCAGGGAGCGGTTGGTGGCATGGGTGAGGAACGGCAGATAGCGGGGCATGTCCAAGCCCAGCAGCCAGGGGCCACCTTCAGCGGAAGCATCAGCATCCCCTGCCTCGCGGGCCGCTGCGGCCAGCGCTTCCAGAGCCCGTTGCGGGAGGCCTTCCACCTCGTTGGGTTCGGTGAGTTTCAGAGTCCACTGCTGTGTGGCATCGAGCACGTGGTTGCCGAACTGGGTGGACAGTGAGGCCAGACGTTCACTGGTGCGGTTGAAGGCCGCTTTCTCATCGCCACTGAGGCCCACCCCGCGCTGCTGCATCGACAGCAATTCTGATTTCAGAATCCGCTGTTGGGTGGCGTTGAGGGGCTCGGCCGGGTCGTTTTGAAGTGATTCCAAGGCTCGATGAAGAACCTGGCTTTGGCCGAGGCGGTTGCTGAGGCGCACAACATCGGGTTGCTGGGCGGCATGGGCATCACGCAGTTCGGGGGAATTGCAGACGCCATTGAGGTGAGACACAACACCCCAGCTCCAGCGCAGCCGTTCACCAATGGCCTGAAGTGGCTGCATGACCGCGTCCCAGGAGAGTCGGGACGGGCCCGCTAAGGCTGATTCCAGAGATTTCTCAAGCTCACTGAAGGCTCCATCAAGTTGTTCGAGAAGGACAGGGATGTCCTGGCTGACCAGCTCGGGGGAAATGGACCGAAATTCGGGCAGGCCTTCGCCGCGAAGGAGAGGAGAAGCAGATGTGGTCATGTCAGCTGGCGATGAACTGCAGGGCTAGGGCGTTGGTGGAGGCTTCGTAGAGATCCATGGCGACGCGCGGCCAGATTCCGATCACCAGGGTTGGTACCAGGAGGCTCAGGCCAATGATCAGTTCCCTTGGCCGCATGTCATTCACGCTGGCCAGTGCAGGAATCCTGGGACCAAAGAACACTCTGCGGCACATGGAGAGCAAGTAGATCGGCGTGAGCACAAGCCCGATGGCGGCCAGCAGGACGGTGATTGATCGGAACAGTGATGTGAAGGCTTCCTGGCTGGTGATGCCGAGGAACACAGTGATTTCACTGATGAAGCCGCTCATGCCCGGCAGCGCCAGGGATGCCAGGGAGCTGGCAAGGAAGAAGGCGAAGGTGATCGGCAAGGCTTTGGCCAACCCACCCATGTTGGGGATCGAAAGGGTTTTTGTTCGCTCGTAGAACACCCCTGTCACGAAGAACATCGCGGCTGCAATCAGGCCATGGCTGACCATCTGAAGCATCGCTCCGCTGATCCCCAGTGCATCCACGGCACCGATCCCCACTAGAACAAATCCCATGTGACTGACGGAACTGCAGGCGATCCTGCGTTTCACGTTGTCCTGGGCGAAGGCGTTGAGGGCGCCATAGACGATATTCACGATCCCAAGGATCACTAGTGCAGGCGCCAGGGTGTAGTGCGCTTCCGGCAGCATCTGGACGTTGAAACGGAGCAGCGCATAGCCGCCCATTTTCAGGAGAACGCCGGCCAATAGCATCGACACCGGCGCATTCGCTTCTCCATGGGCATCAGGCAGCCAAGTGTGGAGAGGGAACATCGGCAATTTCACGCCAAAGCCGATCAGGAAGCCGAGGTAACACAGGAGACCGAAGCTGCCGCCGGGGGAGCGAGCGGCCAGTTCCGTGAGGTTGAACGTGAAGGTATCGCCGGAAAGAGCCAGCGCCAAACCACTGATCAGGATCAGCAGGGAGGCCAGCGCTGTGTAAAGGATGAATTTGGTCGCGGCGTATTGGCGGTTTTGTCCGCCCCAAATGGCGATGAGCAGGTAGACGGGAACGAGCTCTAGCTCCCAGGCGAGGAAGAAGAGCAGGAAGTCTTGGGACAGAAAGACCAGGCCTTGGGCCGAGGCCTGAACCAGCATCAGGGCGAAGTACAGCCGTGGCTTGCGTTGAACTGACCAGCTGGCAGCCACAGACAGCAAAGTCACCAGCCCGCTGAGCACGACGAGAGGCGCGGAGAGACCATCCACCCCGAGGGACCACTCCAGGCCGAGGGCCGGAAGCCAGCTCACACGTTCCACCAGCTGGAGACCTTCAGCGCTGGGGTCGAAGCGGGTGGCAAACACCCCCATCATCAGCAGCAGATCGACCAGCAGGACGATGAGCGTGATCGTTCTGGGCGCGGGGGATGGCTTGTCCTCGCTGACTGGGACCAGGGGAAGCACGAGAGCTGCCGCCGCCGGCAGCAACACAATCAGAGATAACCAGGGGAACGGTGTGCTCGAGACAGCAAGCTCTGCTAACCCAGCGTCCATTCCTTGTCCGCAATATTTAACAAAGCTAACAGGGCTGAGCCCTCGATTTAGGTGGATCTACTCATCTTCTGCCGGTTGCCAGTGGCTGCCTGCGGTTTGCAGATTCAGCACCGGCGCGCGGCTGGCGACCCCCGCTGCTTCCCACGCTTTCACCATGGCGCGACTGACGGCTGGACCCTTCTCCTCCGAGCAGAGCGCCAGGACGCTTGGCCCGGCACCACTGATGGCGCAGCCCCAGGCTCCAGCCTCCATGGCCGCCTGTTTGACCTGGTCTCCCCCTTTGATCAGTCGCCAGCGGTAAGGCTCGTGGAGCCGATCGTGCATGCCGTCGGAGATCAGGTCTCCATTGCCGGTGCGCAGCCCCTGAAGCAGCAACGTCAGGGCACCAAGGTTCACCACGGCGTCGCCAACGGGGATGGCCTTGGGCATGGCCCGTCGGGCTTCGCTTGTGCTCAGACGTATGGATGGAATCGCGACGACGGCCTTCACTCCTGGCGTCCATTCGCAACGCACAACACGCCAGCGCTGGGAGGCGGCCTTGGCGGTCATGCAAAGGCCGCCCAGAAGGGATGGCACAACGTTGTCGGGGTGTCCTTCAATATCAATGGCCAGTTCCAGCAGCTTCTCCTTGGAGAGGGGTTCCCCCACCAGGGCATTAGCCCCCATCAATCCGGCCACAATGGCCGTTGCACTGCTGCCAAGCCCCCGTGCCGGCGGCACGGCAAGACGCACCCGCGCCTCCAGGGCGACGGGTTCAAGACCAGCTGCTTTCCACACCCGTTGCGCAGCTCGATACACGAGATTTTCAGGCCCACCACGGAGATGGCTTCCCTCCGATCCCTCAATAATCAGCTCAAACCGTTCACCACCCCCTTCGATCCGCCGCATGGCGAATCGGTTGTTTAGGTCGAGGGCAGCACCGAGGCAGTCAAAGCCTGGTCCGAGATTGGCCGTGGTTGCCGGGACGTCCACGACCACTTTCTGACCGATGCGCGGCTGCGCCATCGCTGATCCTCTGCTCAGGCCAGTTTCCCACTTGACTCCGCCAGCATCCGTGCACGGCAAGCAGCACTGAATAATCCGGCATCGGGATCGATGACGGCCGTGACCCGGAGCCCCTCGATCAGTTCGCGGAATCGTCCCTTGTCGCGCATTGGATTGAGAAAGCTTGCGGATTGAAGTCCTTTCAATTGTTTTGAGGCTGTGCCGCCACCGACCCAGAGGCCTCCTGTACAGAGTTCCTGCAGGGCAAGGTCGCCCGCCGCTG
The Synechococcus sp. PROS-U-1 DNA segment above includes these coding regions:
- a CDS encoding M3 family metallopeptidase, which gives rise to MTTSASPLLRGEGLPEFRSISPELVSQDIPVLLEQLDGAFSELEKSLESALAGPSRLSWDAVMQPLQAIGERLRWSWGVVSHLNGVCNSPELRDAHAAQQPDVVRLSNRLGQSQVLHRALESLQNDPAEPLNATQQRILKSELLSMQQRGVGLSGDEKAAFNRTSERLASLSTQFGNHVLDATQQWTLKLTEPNEVEGLPQRALEALAAAAREAGDADASAEGGPWLLGLDMPRYLPFLTHATNRSLREKAYRAHVGRASEGDLDNRALIEEILTLRREQASRLGYAHWADLSLSAKMADDVPAVEALLEELRAAAYPAAEQELQDLQAIAQEHKAPEADDLAPWDIAYWSEKLRQSRFDLDQEALRPWFPLPQVLDGLFSLCSRLFDVEIVAADGEAPIWNDDVRFFRVKRSDGTPLAGFYLDPYSRPASKRGGAWMDECLGLNKQPDGSVVLPVAYLICNQTPPVGDTPSLMSFEEVETLFHEFGHGLQHMLTTVEEPEAAGISNVEWDAVELPSQFMENWCLDHATLMGMARHWQTGEPLPEAEFNKLRSSRTFNAGLATLRQVHFALSDLRLHSKWTPELGITPDALRREIAATTTVMAPIPEDQFLCSFGHIFAGGYSAGYYSYKWAEVLSADAFSAFEEVGLDQEDRVRETGARFRDTVLSLGGSRSPADVFKAFRGRPASTEALIRHSGLVAAA
- the thrB gene encoding homoserine kinase; amino-acid sequence: MAQPRIGQKVVVDVPATTANLGPGFDCLGAALDLNNRFAMRRIEGGGERFELIIEGSEGSHLRGGPENLVYRAAQRVWKAAGLEPVALEARVRLAVPPARGLGSSATAIVAGLMGANALVGEPLSKEKLLELAIDIEGHPDNVVPSLLGGLCMTAKAASQRWRVVRCEWTPGVKAVVAIPSIRLSTSEARRAMPKAIPVGDAVVNLGALTLLLQGLRTGNGDLISDGMHDRLHEPYRWRLIKGGDQVKQAAMEAGAWGCAISGAGPSVLALCSEEKGPAVSRAMVKAWEAAGVASRAPVLNLQTAGSHWQPAEDE
- a CDS encoding NAD(P)H-quinone oxidoreductase subunit 4; protein product: MDAGLAELAVSSTPFPWLSLIVLLPAAAALVLPLVPVSEDKPSPAPRTITLIVLLVDLLLMMGVFATRFDPSAEGLQLVERVSWLPALGLEWSLGVDGLSAPLVVLSGLVTLLSVAASWSVQRKPRLYFALMLVQASAQGLVFLSQDFLLFFLAWELELVPVYLLIAIWGGQNRQYAATKFILYTALASLLILISGLALALSGDTFTFNLTELAARSPGGSFGLLCYLGFLIGFGVKLPMFPLHTWLPDAHGEANAPVSMLLAGVLLKMGGYALLRFNVQMLPEAHYTLAPALVILGIVNIVYGALNAFAQDNVKRRIACSSVSHMGFVLVGIGAVDALGISGAMLQMVSHGLIAAAMFFVTGVFYERTKTLSIPNMGGLAKALPITFAFFLASSLASLALPGMSGFISEITVFLGITSQEAFTSLFRSITVLLAAIGLVLTPIYLLSMCRRVFFGPRIPALASVNDMRPRELIIGLSLLVPTLVIGIWPRVAMDLYEASTNALALQFIAS
- a CDS encoding triacylglycerol lipase gives rise to the protein MNIPLVLVHGLWDTPHLFHRLIQGLDQPNRPLLAPHLPHGLGWVPLRQLASRLDQHIQQRFGSDTRVDLLGFSMGGVIGRIWLQELGGAQRTRRFFSVGSPQQGTLAAQLIPRPLLAGAADMKVGSRLLRQLNRPTDALDGVECCSFFCRWDLMVCPGWRAVLPVGRHEEIPVWTHQQLISHPAAIQRLSSSLRA
- a CDS encoding dihydroneopterin aldolase → MDCIGVRELRLWAHVGVLEHERRDGQWFSLDFSVQLDLTAAAGADDLSRSLDYSVAIQALQGLSQQIRCLTIEHFSEQMLDRLETLYGAMPMWLRLTKCAAPVPGFNGRVFVERSRHGGTSAL
- a CDS encoding ROK family protein is translated as MPGAQVIGVDLGGTAIKLARIRADGTVLAEAQWPTPQPAVPGAVTMALCEAIAKIDPEYQAEAVGIGLPGPMDASARVARVCINLPGWEDVPLADWLESRLNRRVTLANDGNCAVVGEAWLGAAQGVEDVVMLTLGTGVGGGVLLRGELFTGHNGAAAEPGLIGVQPDGPACNSGNRGSLEQFASITGLRRLCDRDPRELSAEADAGDPVAVEVWRRYGERLGCGVASLVYVFTPQLVLLGGGLAGAARHFLPSLRREVESRVQAVSREGLRIEAACLGNGAGRLGAARLALLRLNGMMAPD
- a CDS encoding glutamate-5-semialdehyde dehydrogenase, which translates into the protein MSSVPEPSAALLQRAAAVRRAAVDLGQTDDGQRALALQAMADALTDRAAIILGANRQDLERSATEGLAPALMARLKLDETKLAAAIDGVRKVASLSDPLGCRQLHRELDHGLVLERISVPLGVVGVIFEARPDAVMQIASLAIRSGNGALLKGGSEARCTNEAVMEALQAGLAASPVSADALALLTTRQESLALLRLDGLVDLIIPRGSNELVRFIQDNTRIPVLGHADGVCHLYVDAAADVDQAVRVAVDSKSQYPAACNAIETLLVHRSIAKPFLAAALPAFAAAGVQLRGDAESVALGVAETATEEDWRTEYLDLILAVKLVEDLEEATDHIRSYGSRHTEVILTEDAQAADRFLAAVDSAGVYHNCSSRFADGFRYGFGAEVGISTQTLPPRGPVGLEGLVTYRYRLRGEGHIAADYANGSRVFTHIDRPL